Below is a window of Actinomycetota bacterium DNA.
CGCCACGAACGTCGCCACGGCTGCGGGGGGCGGGAGCGCGCCGACCGCTCCGCGTCCCACCGCCAGCCACCAGGTTGCGTACACGACCCCCGGCGGTCCGGCCGCGACGGCCGCGGCCCACCAACCTCGTCTCAGCGCGGCGGTCAGGGCGGCGGCGGCGACCATGACCGGACCGATCCCCGACCACGCGACCGCCACCGTGCCGACGACCGCCCCGAGCGCGTCCCGGCGGCCGACCGGACCCGGGTGGTCGACCAGCAGGACGTGACCGAGCCCGAGCGCCAGCGGAGCGGTGAACGCCACCTGCACCGCGAGGGTGACGTTCTCGAACCCCGCCCCGAGCGTGAGGACGACCGCGGCGGCGACCGTCGCCACCCACGCGTCGCCGCCGCCTCGGCGGATGATCCGCCACACCAGATGAGCGCTGATCACGTGCAGCACCACGGTCGGCAGGACGTACGGCAGGTAGCTGTCCAGCCCGATGGTGGCGAACAGGCCGCGTAGCACCAGGATCGGGAACGTGAACCAGTGCTCGTTGTGTGGTTGCAGCGCATCCCCGGCGCTGCGGTCGGTGAGGATCGTCCACTCGTCGGCACGGAACCACTGCTGCCCGCCGAGAGCCAGGGAGAACGTGAACCCGACCACGAGCGTGGCGACGTGCAAGACGCCCGCGAGCCGGTCCCGCGACGCAGCCTCGGTTGCGGTGGCGTCCGCTGTCATCCCTCGGCGGTGAGCGGACGGCCCGCTCGACCGGGGCGGAGGCTGTCGCGGAGCAACGGCACCGCGATCGCCAGGGTCGCGACCCAGAACGTCGTCCACGCCAGATCCGCGACCTGCTTGCCACGCGGACCCTCCAAGAGCGGACCGAACGGGAGCAGGTCGCGGGCGGTGTCGCCCAACCCGCCGAGCGCCCCGGCGAACAGCCCACCGCCCCACAGCACCGCCGCAGCGACGAACACGCCCGCGACCTGCGCCACGTGCAGGGGCACCACGCCACGGGCGGGTGTGCGTCCGGCGACCAGCGCGACGGCGGGCACGATCCACGCCAGGTAGTGGGCGCTGAACTGCGCGAACGCGAACATCGCCAGGTGCGCCAACGCCACCCAGCGCCACAGGTCCCCGGTCGCCACCACCCCGTCCCCCCACCAGCCGCGGCTCCGCCCCAGCAGGTACCCACCCAACGCCAGCAGCGCGGCCGCGAACAGCAGCACGCCGGGACCGCCTCTGTCAGGCTGTAGCGCGAAGGCGAACCAGTTCCCGCCGAACGGGTAGTCACCGACCGTGGCGAGCTCCCCGTAGCTGCCGCCGACGACCCGGTTGGCCACCATGGTCGCGGCGAAGGGTGCCACGGCCAACGCCGCCCACCCGACCTGGCGTGGTAGGTCGCGGTACAGGATGAGCGCGAACACCGGGATGAGCACGATCGGGTACGTGCGCAACGTCACGGCCAGCCCCAGCACGATGGCCGCGGTCAGCGTGTGGCGCCGCTCAGTCAGGAGCAACGCCGCCAGGACCGCCAGGACCGGGAACGATTCGTACCGTCCGAAGATCAGCGTCGCGTACAGCGCAGCGGGCGACAGCATCCACAGGATCCAGGTGCGCCGGGCGAGCCGGGCTGCGTCGTCGCTGACCGGGCCGTCGCGCGGCCACAGCAACGCCAGGAGCACCAGTCCGGCGGCGACGTCGGCGAGGGTGTACGGCAGCTTCAACAGCGTGAGCACCCGGGCGGCGTCGGGGCGGGCCAGGAGCGCGTTGACGTGGCTGGGCACCAGCGCCACCGGCTCGGCCCACCACCACGGGTGGGTCCACAGCTGGTCGACCGGCCCCATCAGTGGCTGGCCGACCCGCAGCCACGCCGCGTGCACAGCGTGGCTGCCCATGTTCACGAGGTAGCGCTCGAACACCCCGCCGTGGAAGGCGATCACGTGGGAGCGCCAGTACACCGCGAGCATGTCCGAGCTCACGCCCACCGGCAGGAGCAGCAGGCGTACCAGGATCCCGACCAGCCCCCACCGGGTGAACGTCGCACCCCAGACCGGATCGCGGAACGCCGCCAGGGCCGAGCCCCGGGATGCCGTACCGACCGGTCGGTGGTGGGTCCGCGAGCGAGGCGCGGTGGCGCGGCCCATCAGCTCCGGTGGACCTCGCGACGCTTCCGGGCCACACCGGCACGCACCCGGATGGAGTTGCGCGCCATGCGCACGGCGTTGGCCAGCCCCTTGTCCTGAGTGACCTCGACGAAACGACGCGCGAGTTGCACCGGCGAGCGGCGCCGGCGCTTGATCTTCCCCACGTTGACGTAGGGGTTGTCGGGTCGTTCGACGTCGGGCGCGCGGCGCGGGAACCGGCAGAACTCGATCAGCGGCTCGAGCATCCGCTCCCACGTCATGGTCGGGGCGAGCTCCGCGACGTTGCGCTGGGCCTCGGCGAAGCGCTCGCGGTCGGCGATGCGTAGCAGGGCGCTGGCCAGGTCGTCGACGTCCTGCGATCGCACCACCTCGCCCAGGTCGTGTCGGCGCACCAGTCGCGACAGCGAATCCCCCTCGGTGCACACGATCGGGAGACCGGCCCACAGGTAGTCGAGGATCCGGGTCCGGAACGACAGCTCCGTCTCGAGGTGCAGGAAGTGCGTGGAGACCCCCACGTCGGCGTCGAGCAGGTAGTTGGCGCGGTCGTCGTAGTCCACCCAACCGTCGTTGAAGAACACGTGGGAGCCCAGCACGTCGAGCTCCTCGGCGACGCGACGCGCGTCGGAGGCACGGACCATCGTGGGGACGTCGGGGTTGGGATGGGCGGTGCCGAGGAAGAACAGCTTCAGCCGCGGCTCGTCGGTGGCGGCTTTGGCGACCGCCCGGATCAACGTCACCGGGTCGAACCAGTTGTAGATCCCTCCGCCCCACAGCAGCACGACGTCGTCCTCGCCGATGCCGTCGACCGCACCTTTGATCCCGTGCCGCTGCTGGTGTGGGGGGTCGGTCGGGAGCCCGAACGGAGCGACCGACAGTAGTCCGCGCAGATCCGGGTCGTGGTCGTAGGTGGCGGGGTTGATCCGCCCGACGGCGGCGAGCTGCCCCAGCCAGAAATCCCGCTGCTTGTCCGATGCGCACAGGAACAGGTCGCCGCGCATGAGCTGGTCGTTGACCACGTCCTTGTCGCTCTTGAAGGTCCGCCACCGCTCGTCGGGCGGATCGTCACGGCGGAGCACGATCGCCTCGATGTGGAAGGGATCGTAGATGTCGACGACCACGGCCTTGTCCGACTCGGCGATCTCCGGGAAGTGGTACATGATGAAGCCCTGCACCACGATCACCTCCGCCCACCCGATCCACCGTTCGGCGTTCCCGGCGTCGAAGTGCACGGTCTTGAACGATCGGTGGGACGCCTTGGGTGCGCTCATCGCGCCGAGGACGACCTCGTGCTCCCGTGCCAGCGTCTTGGCCATCTCCCAGGCACGGATCGCCGGTCCGGCCATCTTCGGGCCGACGCTGTCCGCTGTGAGGATCAGCACGCGCTGACGG
It encodes the following:
- a CDS encoding glycosyltransferase 87 family protein — translated: MGRATAPRSRTHHRPVGTASRGSALAAFRDPVWGATFTRWGLVGILVRLLLLPVGVSSDMLAVYWRSHVIAFHGGVFERYLVNMGSHAVHAAWLRVGQPLMGPVDQLWTHPWWWAEPVALVPSHVNALLARPDAARVLTLLKLPYTLADVAAGLVLLALLWPRDGPVSDDAARLARRTWILWMLSPAALYATLIFGRYESFPVLAVLAALLLTERRHTLTAAIVLGLAVTLRTYPIVLIPVFALILYRDLPRQVGWAALAVAPFAATMVANRVVGGSYGELATVGDYPFGGNWFAFALQPDRGGPGVLLFAAALLALGGYLLGRSRGWWGDGVVATGDLWRWVALAHLAMFAFAQFSAHYLAWIVPAVALVAGRTPARGVVPLHVAQVAGVFVAAAVLWGGGLFAGALGGLGDTARDLLPFGPLLEGPRGKQVADLAWTTFWVATLAIAVPLLRDSLRPGRAGRPLTAEG
- a CDS encoding glycosyltransferase — protein: LVLNARGETVDFAGGEAAFYGHGFAAHREEPPPDDLVLGPTLFVSGTSMAAHRRLFLDVGGFDQDYFAFFEDVDFGWRLWVMGYEVWFVPTAVVHHRHHGTIERFGEPRERYLLERNALATIFKNYGDDTLARTLPASVILSMLRGFFNEGSDLGDYRITSEDEPEPEPHVTPMTGAHLAALRDFGLWLEPLRKKRGEVQQRRRRDDRDIMRLFRKAVTPNVPDATFLTVFQAAVDTFDLMWHATTRQRVLILTADSVGPKMAGPAIRAWEMAKTLAREHEVVLGAMSAPKASHRSFKTVHFDAGNAERWIGWAEVIVVQGFIMYHFPEIAESDKAVVVDIYDPFHIEAIVLRRDDPPDERWRTFKSDKDVVNDQLMRGDLFLCASDKQRDFWLGQLAAVGRINPATYDHDPDLRGLLSVAPFGLPTDPPHQQRHGIKGAVDGIGEDDVVLLWGGGIYNWFDPVTLIRAVAKAATDEPRLKLFFLGTAHPNPDVPTMVRASDARRVAEELDVLGSHVFFNDGWVDYDDRANYLLDADVGVSTHFLHLETELSFRTRILDYLWAGLPIVCTEGDSLSRLVRRHDLGEVVRSQDVDDLASALLRIADRERFAEAQRNVAELAPTMTWERMLEPLIEFCRFPRRAPDVERPDNPYVNVGKIKRRRRSPVQLARRFVEVTQDKGLANAVRMARNSIRVRAGVARKRREVHRS